Proteins from one Actinobacillus delphinicola genomic window:
- a CDS encoding nitrate reductase subunit alpha → MGQFLDNLLFFKRKKEEFSNGFGETRQESREWEHAYRTRWQQDKIVRSTHGVNCTGSCSWKIYVKNGLVTWETQQTDYPRTRPDLPNHEPRGCPRGASYSWYLYSANRVKYPKVRGALLKLWREAKKQYKDPVDAWRSIVSDPEKAKLYKSQRGLGGFVRSSWDEVNEIIAAANVSTIKEYGPDRIVGFSPIPAMSMVSWAAGGRFLSLIGGVCLSFYDWYCDLPPASPQTWGEQTDVPESADWYNSHYIITWGSNVPLTRTPDAHFLSEVRYKGTKVVAITPDYAEVSKFGDEWMNPQQGTDAAVAMAMGHCILKEWYIDKQSDYFTDYVRRYTDFPMLVMLEENSKGDLVPGRYLRASDLVALKDDENSEWKTIAIDELTGDFVSPQGSVGYRWSEHKGQWNLEEKEGHAGKDTKLALSLKGNDTINVAFSHFAAVSKGQFWKNDGNDEVLHRLVPYKTIQLADGSQAKIVTVFDLILANYGVDNVGGDNVAKDFYDDVPGTPAWQEKLTGVSAEQVIRIAHEFAETAHKTKGKSMIIIGAGVNHWYHTDMVYRGAINMLMMCGCIGQSGGGWSHYVGQEKLRPLTGWTPIALATDWQRPPRLMNGTSFFYNHSSQWRHEKFDIHNIISPLANADNAYSHMLDYNVTAERMGWLPSAPQLNTNPLTIARKAKEEGLSSKEYIVKHLKDGSLRFACESPDDPKNFPRNLFIWRSNLFGSSGKGAEYMLKYLLGTKNAAVLNKDGTMKPTQVDWVEDAPTGKLDLVTVLDFRMSTTCVYSDIVLPTASWYEKEDINTSDMHPFIHPFSAAVDPCWEARSDWEIYKGFAKGVSDLSPGHLGEETDIVAQPMLHDTPAEMGQPLGIKDWKKGECDIIPGKTAPDFIEVKRDYRDIYKKYTSLGPLLDKLGNGGKGIHWKTEKEVELLAKLHRTVQEDGVSQGRPNLNTAVQACDSVMSLAPETNGEVAVRAWAALSESTGRDLTHLAKPKEEIKIRYNDIVSQPRKIISSPIWSGLEDEHVSYNAGYTNVHELIPWRTITGRQQFYQDHQWMRLFGEQMVSYRPPINTQSADKIFESKPNGNKEIKLNFATPHQKWGIHSTYSDNLLMLTLGRGGPHVWISEKDAKRADIEDNDWVEVFNENGAITCRAVVSQRVIEGMLIMYHAQERIVNVPGSEMTGTRGGIHNSATRAILKPTHMIGGYAQQSYGYNYYGTIGCNRDEIAVIRKMNKVDWLDNAGNDLPQPLATDVDYK, encoded by the coding sequence ATGGGACAATTCTTAGATAATTTACTCTTTTTCAAAAGAAAAAAAGAAGAGTTTTCAAATGGCTTTGGCGAAACACGCCAAGAAAGCCGTGAATGGGAACATGCATATAGAACACGTTGGCAACAAGATAAAATTGTACGTTCAACGCATGGTGTGAACTGTACGGGGTCTTGTTCTTGGAAAATCTACGTTAAAAATGGTTTGGTAACATGGGAAACACAACAAACTGACTATCCGAGAACACGTCCAGACTTGCCTAATCATGAACCTCGTGGTTGCCCACGTGGGGCGAGTTATAGCTGGTATCTTTACAGTGCTAATCGAGTTAAATATCCGAAAGTACGGGGTGCATTATTAAAACTTTGGCGTGAAGCTAAAAAACAATATAAAGATCCTGTGGATGCATGGCGTAGCATCGTATCTGATCCAGAAAAGGCAAAATTATATAAATCACAACGTGGTTTAGGTGGTTTTGTTCGTTCTAGTTGGGATGAAGTGAATGAAATTATCGCTGCAGCGAATGTTTCTACCATTAAAGAATACGGTCCAGATCGTATCGTAGGTTTCTCACCGATTCCTGCAATGTCAATGGTATCTTGGGCAGCAGGTGGTCGTTTCTTATCTTTAATTGGTGGCGTATGCTTATCATTCTATGATTGGTATTGCGATTTACCGCCAGCATCTCCGCAAACGTGGGGGGAACAAACAGACGTTCCTGAATCTGCAGACTGGTATAATAGCCATTATATCATTACGTGGGGATCAAACGTTCCACTTACTCGTACACCTGATGCCCACTTCTTAAGCGAAGTACGCTATAAAGGTACGAAGGTTGTTGCTATCACACCAGACTATGCTGAAGTATCTAAGTTCGGTGATGAATGGATGAATCCGCAACAAGGTACAGATGCTGCAGTGGCAATGGCTATGGGACACTGTATCTTAAAAGAATGGTACATTGATAAACAAAGTGATTATTTCACTGATTACGTGCGTCGTTATACTGATTTCCCAATGTTAGTCATGCTTGAAGAAAATAGCAAAGGCGACTTGGTGCCTGGACGTTATTTACGAGCATCAGATTTAGTTGCATTAAAAGATGATGAAAATAGTGAATGGAAAACGATTGCTATTGATGAATTAACAGGTGATTTTGTTTCACCTCAAGGTTCTGTTGGCTATCGTTGGAGTGAACATAAAGGTCAGTGGAACTTGGAAGAAAAAGAAGGACATGCAGGCAAAGATACTAAACTTGCATTGAGTCTAAAAGGTAACGATACCATTAATGTTGCTTTCTCTCATTTTGCCGCAGTGTCTAAAGGACAATTTTGGAAAAATGATGGTAACGATGAAGTTTTACATCGTTTAGTCCCATACAAAACTATCCAATTAGCAGATGGTTCTCAAGCAAAAATTGTAACCGTATTTGACCTAATTTTAGCAAACTATGGTGTAGATAATGTTGGTGGCGATAATGTCGCAAAAGATTTCTATGATGATGTTCCAGGAACACCCGCATGGCAAGAAAAATTAACAGGTGTAAGTGCCGAACAAGTTATTCGTATCGCTCATGAGTTTGCAGAAACTGCACATAAAACTAAAGGTAAATCTATGATTATCATTGGTGCTGGTGTAAACCACTGGTATCACACTGATATGGTTTATCGTGGTGCGATTAATATGTTAATGATGTGTGGTTGTATTGGTCAATCAGGTGGTGGTTGGTCACACTATGTAGGGCAAGAAAAACTCCGACCACTAACAGGATGGACACCAATTGCGCTTGCGACAGACTGGCAACGCCCGCCACGTCTAATGAATGGTACATCTTTCTTCTATAATCATAGTTCACAATGGCGACATGAAAAATTTGATATTCATAATATCATTTCACCATTAGCTAATGCCGATAATGCTTATTCACACATGTTAGATTATAACGTAACGGCAGAACGTATGGGTTGGTTGCCATCTGCACCGCAATTGAATACCAATCCGTTAACGATTGCTCGCAAAGCGAAAGAGGAAGGTTTAAGCAGTAAAGAATATATTGTGAAACATCTTAAAGATGGTTCCTTGCGTTTTGCTTGTGAAAGCCCAGACGATCCGAAAAACTTCCCTCGTAATCTCTTTATCTGGCGATCAAACTTATTTGGTTCTTCAGGGAAAGGGGCAGAGTATATGCTTAAATACTTGCTCGGTACTAAAAACGCTGCAGTATTGAATAAAGATGGCACTATGAAACCAACACAAGTTGATTGGGTAGAAGATGCGCCAACTGGAAAATTGGATCTTGTCACGGTATTAGATTTCCGCATGAGTACAACTTGTGTGTATTCCGATATCGTATTGCCAACAGCAAGCTGGTATGAAAAAGAAGATATCAATACATCTGATATGCACCCATTTATTCACCCATTCTCAGCTGCCGTCGATCCTTGCTGGGAAGCACGTTCTGACTGGGAAATCTATAAAGGTTTTGCAAAAGGTGTTTCCGATCTTTCACCGGGTCACCTCGGTGAGGAAACAGATATCGTAGCACAACCAATGTTACATGATACACCAGCTGAAATGGGGCAACCGCTTGGTATTAAAGATTGGAAAAAAGGGGAATGCGATATTATTCCAGGGAAAACTGCACCAGACTTTATTGAAGTAAAACGTGACTATAGAGATATCTATAAAAAATATACTTCTTTGGGACCGTTACTCGATAAATTAGGTAATGGTGGTAAAGGTATTCACTGGAAAACAGAAAAAGAAGTAGAACTTCTTGCTAAATTACACCGTACTGTACAAGAAGATGGCGTAAGCCAAGGTCGTCCGAATTTAAATACGGCAGTCCAAGCCTGTGATAGTGTTATGTCCCTTGCGCCAGAAACTAATGGTGAAGTTGCAGTCCGAGCTTGGGCGGCGCTTTCTGAATCAACAGGACGTGATTTAACTCATCTTGCTAAACCAAAAGAAGAGATAAAAATCCGTTATAACGATATCGTATCGCAACCGCGTAAAATTATTTCCAGTCCGATTTGGTCAGGGCTAGAAGATGAACATGTAAGCTATAACGCAGGTTATACCAATGTTCATGAACTTATTCCATGGCGTACGATTACTGGTCGTCAACAGTTCTATCAAGATCACCAATGGATGCGTTTATTTGGAGAACAAATGGTGAGTTATCGTCCACCAATTAATACGCAATCGGCTGATAAGATCTTTGAGTCTAAACCGAACGGTAATAAAGAAATTAAACTTAACTTTGCAACACCTCACCAAAAATGGGGGATCCACTCAACTTATTCTGACAACTTGTTGATGCTAACGCTTGGTCGTGGTGGTCCGCATGTTTGGATCTCAGAAAAGGATGCAAAACGTGCTGATATTGAAGATAACGACTGGGTTGAAGTCTTTAATGAAAATGGCGCAATTACTTGCCGTGCGGTTGTTTCACAACGTGTTATTGAAGGGATGTTGATTATGTACCACGCACAGGAACGTATTGTAAACGTACCTGGTTCAGAAATGACAGGCACCCGTGGCGGTATTCATAATTCTGCAACAAGAGCCATTTTAAAACCAACACATATGATTGGTGGCTATGCACAACAAAGTTACGGATACAACTACTACGGTACGATCGGTTGTAACCGTGATGAGATCGCTGTTATTCGCAAAATGAATAAAGTAGATTGGTTGGATAATGCGGGAAATGATCTTCCGCAACCATTAGCGACCGATGTGGATTATAAGTGA
- the narH gene encoding nitrate reductase subunit beta — translation MKIRAQVGMVLNLDKCIGCHTCSVTCKNVWTSREGVEYAWFNNVETKPGMGYPKDWENQAKYKGGWIRHSNGKITPRIGGKFRVLANIFANPDLPEIDDYYEPFTFDYQNLHTAPAGDCQPVARPRSLLTGERMEKINWGANWEDDLGTEFAKRKKDKNFHDIEAEIYGQYENTFMMYLPRLCEHCLNPACVASCPSGAIYKREEDGIVLIDEDKCRGWRMCVSGCPYKKIYFNWKSGKSEKCVFCYPRIESGLPTVCSETCVGRIRYLGVILYDADRIEEAASTQSETDLYQAQKSIFLDPNDPAVIEQARQDGIPENVLLAAKKSPVYKLAIEWGLALPLHPEYRTLPMVWYVPALSPIQAAVEKGAVPTIGTSGVIPDLSALRIPVKYLANLLAAGDEKPVISALERLLAMRAYKRAQTVDGIEDLQVLKDVGLTREMAEEMYRYLAIADYEDRFVVPSGHRELNVPNAYDSRNGCGFTFGNGCSSTTQKSLFGSEPKVNRMAAKMWEEDL, via the coding sequence ATGAAAATTAGAGCACAAGTAGGAATGGTATTAAACCTTGATAAATGTATCGGTTGCCACACGTGTTCCGTTACCTGTAAAAATGTATGGACGAGTCGTGAAGGTGTCGAATACGCATGGTTTAATAACGTAGAAACCAAACCAGGAATGGGTTATCCAAAAGATTGGGAAAATCAAGCTAAATACAAAGGGGGCTGGATCCGTCATAGTAACGGTAAAATTACTCCTCGTATTGGTGGAAAATTTAGAGTTCTAGCAAATATTTTTGCAAACCCTGATTTACCAGAAATTGATGATTATTATGAGCCTTTTACCTTCGATTATCAAAATCTTCATACTGCGCCTGCTGGTGATTGTCAGCCAGTGGCACGACCACGTTCTCTGCTTACTGGTGAACGCATGGAAAAAATCAATTGGGGTGCAAACTGGGAAGATGATCTTGGAACCGAATTTGCGAAACGTAAAAAAGACAAAAATTTTCACGATATTGAGGCTGAGATTTATGGACAGTATGAAAATACATTTATGATGTATCTCCCACGTCTTTGTGAACACTGTTTAAATCCAGCCTGCGTGGCATCTTGCCCATCTGGTGCGATTTATAAACGTGAAGAAGATGGTATTGTATTAATCGATGAAGATAAATGCCGTGGTTGGCGTATGTGTGTGAGTGGTTGCCCATATAAAAAAATCTACTTCAACTGGAAAAGTGGTAAATCAGAAAAATGTGTATTCTGTTATCCACGTATTGAATCAGGGTTACCGACAGTGTGTTCCGAAACCTGTGTAGGTCGTATTCGTTATCTCGGTGTGATTTTATATGATGCTGATCGAATTGAAGAAGCAGCGTCCACGCAAAGCGAAACTGATCTGTATCAAGCACAAAAATCTATTTTCCTTGATCCAAATGATCCAGCGGTAATTGAGCAAGCTCGCCAAGATGGCATTCCAGAGAATGTATTGCTTGCAGCTAAAAAATCACCAGTTTATAAATTGGCAATAGAATGGGGATTAGCATTACCACTTCATCCTGAATATCGGACATTGCCAATGGTTTGGTATGTACCAGCACTTTCTCCAATTCAAGCGGCCGTAGAAAAAGGTGCTGTACCAACAATAGGCACATCTGGCGTTATTCCTGATCTTTCTGCTTTGCGTATTCCCGTTAAATATTTAGCGAATTTATTAGCAGCGGGAGATGAAAAGCCTGTTATTTCAGCTTTAGAACGCTTGTTGGCAATGCGTGCTTACAAACGAGCACAAACAGTTGATGGTATTGAAGATCTTCAAGTTCTAAAAGATGTTGGATTAACTCGTGAAATGGCAGAAGAAATGTATCGCTATTTGGCGATTGCAGACTATGAAGATCGTTTCGTTGTTCCATCTGGACATCGTGAATTAAATGTTCCAAATGCCTATGATAGCCGTAATGGATGTGGATTTACATTTGGCAATGGTTGTTCTAGTACGACACAAAAAAGTTTATTTGGAAGTGAACCTAAGGTAAATCGTATGGCAGCGAAAATGTGGGAGGAAGATTTATGA
- the narJ gene encoding nitrate reductase molybdenum cofactor assembly chaperone produces the protein MIKILTVFSRLLDYPTVALVEHKNEICEAIKVSPYLPPELREKLVEEVEWALSQDLYEQEMRYDGLFDRGRTTSLLLFEHIHGESRDRGQAMVDLLNLYFDAGMQPRKDELPDYLPLFLEFLATRDDEVARDLLFDVSEILQLLYLRLQKKQAWEAMIFEALLIIAGAPVGDETLATKVQQELDDASLDALDIAWEDKEIRFDNQLDNACPKTFVQAAKNLSDVPIHWHGNRS, from the coding sequence ATGATAAAAATTCTCACTGTATTTTCTCGCTTATTGGATTATCCGACTGTTGCGCTGGTGGAACATAAAAATGAAATATGCGAAGCAATTAAGGTTTCACCATATCTTCCGCCAGAATTAAGAGAAAAACTTGTAGAGGAAGTAGAATGGGCATTGTCCCAAGATCTTTATGAGCAAGAAATGCGTTATGACGGCTTATTTGATCGGGGACGTACGACATCTTTACTTTTATTTGAACATATTCACGGAGAAAGCCGTGATCGTGGTCAGGCAATGGTTGATCTTTTAAATTTATATTTTGATGCAGGAATGCAACCAAGAAAAGATGAATTGCCAGATTATTTACCGCTCTTTTTAGAATTTCTTGCAACCCGAGATGATGAAGTAGCCCGTGATTTGTTATTTGATGTTAGTGAAATTTTGCAATTGCTCTATTTACGCCTACAGAAAAAGCAAGCATGGGAAGCTATGATCTTTGAAGCTTTACTAATCATAGCAGGTGCACCTGTTGGTGATGAAACTTTAGCAACCAAAGTTCAACAAGAATTGGATGATGCGAGTCTTGATGCATTAGATATTGCATGGGAAGACAAAGAAATTCGATTTGATAATCAATTAGATAACGCATGTCCAAAAACATTTGTGCAAGCGGCTAAAAATTTATCAGATGTGCCAATTCATTGGCATGGCAATCGTTCTTAA
- the narI gene encoding respiratory nitrate reductase subunit gamma, with protein MHNLNLFLFGVYPYIAIAVCIVGCIIRYDAQPYNWRAGSSQMLSKKGTVFTNNLFHIGILLIVIGHTFGLLTPKSVYEKFVTPEQHQIFAMVAGGTAGTMVFIGLILLMLRRWREPRVNRTSSTGDKIILWLLLAQVVLGLMTLFVSYQHLDGITLEHIENYFQSFFYFGTFQSYEGIENISIIYKAHIILGFTLILIIPFSRLHHALSAPIWYFGRRYQIVRTRFALNKSRY; from the coding sequence ATGCATAATCTCAATCTTTTTTTATTTGGCGTGTATCCCTACATTGCGATTGCTGTTTGTATTGTGGGTTGTATTATCCGCTATGATGCACAGCCTTATAACTGGCGTGCAGGTTCAAGCCAAATGTTAAGTAAAAAGGGAACAGTCTTTACGAATAACTTATTCCATATTGGGATCTTACTTATCGTAATTGGTCACACGTTCGGACTATTAACCCCAAAATCCGTTTATGAAAAATTTGTTACACCTGAACAGCACCAGATTTTTGCAATGGTTGCTGGTGGTACGGCTGGTACAATGGTATTCATTGGATTAATCTTATTGATGTTACGTCGTTGGCGAGAACCTCGTGTTAATCGGACAAGCTCAACAGGTGATAAAATCATTTTATGGTTGTTACTTGCACAAGTTGTACTTGGATTAATGACGTTATTCGTTTCGTATCAACACTTGGATGGTATTACACTAGAACATATTGAAAATTATTTTCAAAGTTTCTTTTACTTTGGAACTTTCCAATCATATGAGGGAATCGAAAATATTAGCATTATTTATAAAGCGCATATTATTTTAGGATTTACGTTGATCCTTATTATTCCATTCTCTCGGTTACACCACGCACTAAGTGCCCCGATTTGGTATTTCGGTCGTCGTTATCAAATTGTGCGTACACGTTTTGCATTAAATAAGAGTCGTTATTAA
- a CDS encoding peptidylprolyl isomerase — protein MNIINLRPGEQLLDLSNPFPKIMVNGVQIKEEDVAREMLHHPAKTRLEAREKAAQALVIQELLRQACIEQGIDLNKDNEEEAIACLLEKNIQPQSVSEEDCVRFYKTNPQRFFTAPLVVARHILFAADKDDLEMRAEKRNKAEEILAYLKKAPDIKAAFLESVNLSDCRSRDEGGLLGQINSGDTVPEFERQIFVLNEGLSPKLIETRYGYHIVFIEKHINGKKVNYEVSKSQIYNYLAECRYRQAVNIYLHLLVEKAQISGIELQLY, from the coding sequence ATGAATATTATTAATTTAAGACCAGGGGAACAGTTGTTGGATTTAAGCAATCCATTTCCCAAAATTATGGTTAATGGTGTTCAAATCAAAGAGGAAGATGTAGCACGGGAGATGCTACATCATCCTGCTAAAACTCGCTTAGAAGCGCGTGAAAAAGCGGCTCAGGCGTTGGTTATTCAAGAATTACTTCGTCAAGCCTGCATAGAGCAAGGCATTGATTTAAATAAAGATAATGAAGAAGAAGCCATAGCATGTTTGTTAGAAAAAAATATACAACCTCAATCTGTTAGTGAAGAAGATTGCGTACGTTTTTATAAAACAAATCCTCAACGATTTTTTACTGCACCATTAGTGGTTGCTCGACATATTTTATTTGCAGCGGATAAAGATGATCTCGAAATGCGTGCTGAAAAAAGGAATAAAGCAGAGGAAATACTGGCTTACCTTAAAAAGGCACCTGATATAAAAGCCGCTTTTTTAGAGTCCGTGAATTTGTCAGATTGTCGTTCTCGGGATGAGGGTGGATTGTTGGGACAGATTAATTCTGGCGATACCGTTCCTGAGTTTGAGCGTCAAATTTTTGTTCTCAATGAAGGTTTATCACCTAAACTTATAGAAACCCGCTATGGGTATCATATTGTTTTTATTGAGAAACATATAAATGGTAAAAAAGTAAACTATGAGGTCAGTAAATCCCAAATTTATAACTATTTAGCAGAATGTCGTTACCGCCAAGCGGTGAATATTTATCTTCATTTGCTTGTAGAAAAAGCACAAATTAGTGGAATAGAGTTGCAACTTTATTAG
- a CDS encoding Crp/Fnr family transcriptional regulator, translating to MLDLDRFISSYGGSGLFANLDRNVIADILSVSQECTAVENEYLLYEGDHIEYLFFILQGELITFRTNTQGDEVSVRLLETGDVCGDSVFFMDKVGSPIGIKALVGAKFLRIPRKTVLKLVTENIQFSNNIVSVLANFYQIALMQIHNLAVKKTKDRLGHFLLFQHLKKRHSSKDTELYLNFKKNVIANFLGMTPETLSRQLHALEKDDYIMIDKEEIYLSSPHSLCHFCDEDTAVYCKDLEGCPNKRTRTP from the coding sequence ATGTTAGATCTTGATAGATTTATTTCGTCATACGGCGGTTCAGGGTTATTCGCTAATTTAGATAGAAACGTTATTGCGGATATTTTATCAGTTAGTCAGGAATGTACAGCGGTAGAGAATGAGTATTTATTATATGAAGGAGATCATATTGAGTATTTATTTTTTATTCTGCAAGGTGAATTGATAACATTTAGAACGAATACACAAGGTGATGAGGTTTCAGTAAGATTACTAGAAACGGGAGATGTTTGTGGTGACTCTGTCTTTTTCATGGATAAAGTTGGATCTCCTATTGGTATTAAAGCTTTGGTAGGTGCTAAATTTTTAAGGATTCCACGAAAGACTGTACTTAAACTAGTGACTGAAAATATACAATTTTCGAATAATATTGTGAGTGTGTTGGCAAACTTTTATCAAATAGCACTAATGCAGATTCATAATTTAGCTGTTAAGAAAACGAAGGATCGGCTAGGTCACTTTTTACTCTTCCAGCATTTAAAAAAACGGCATTCTAGTAAAGACACTGAACTGTACCTAAATTTTAAAAAGAATGTTATTGCGAATTTTCTTGGAATGACACCTGAAACGTTATCGCGTCAGCTTCATGCACTAGAAAAGGACGATTATATTATGATTGATAAAGAAGAAATTTATTTATCATCCCCGCATTCGCTTTGCCATTTTTGCGATGAAGATACTGCAGTTTATTGTAAAGACTTAGAGGGTTGTCCAAATAAACGAACTAGAACACCCTGA
- a CDS encoding pyridoxal phosphate-dependent aminotransferase, whose product MKHLQKPQKLANVCYDIRGKVHQEALRLQAQGLDILKLNIGNPASFDFETPAELLPTLLEHLPTAQGYCDSKGILEARQAIVEFYHQKGICDNTVEDVFIGNGVSELIVMTMQALLNQDDEVLIPMPDYPLWTAATHLAGGKAVHYLCDEEANWFPDIADIKRKISPRTKAIVIINPNNPTGAVYSKELLEEIVKVARENNLLILSDEIYDKILYDDQKHCHLAALAPDLLTLTFNGLSKAYRVAGFRQGWVLLNGPKDHAKEFIDSLTILASMRLCANHPMQYAIPVALRGKQSINDFVLPNGRLLEQRNKAYELVNSIDGLSCVKPMGAMYMFPKIDVKKFNIHNDEKMAFDLLRQEKVLLVHGTGFNWHKPDHFRIVTLAHTTQLEDALTRLARFLETYRQ is encoded by the coding sequence ATGAAACACTTACAAAAACCACAAAAACTCGCTAATGTCTGTTACGATATTCGAGGAAAGGTGCATCAAGAAGCACTTCGATTACAAGCACAAGGTCTTGATATTTTAAAATTGAATATCGGTAATCCTGCCAGTTTCGACTTTGAAACCCCCGCCGAATTATTGCCTACACTCTTAGAACACTTACCGACGGCCCAAGGTTATTGCGATTCAAAAGGGATTCTAGAAGCACGTCAAGCGATTGTTGAGTTTTACCATCAAAAAGGAATTTGTGATAACACAGTCGAAGATGTATTTATTGGGAATGGCGTTTCAGAACTCATTGTAATGACTATGCAAGCATTGCTTAATCAAGATGATGAAGTTTTAATCCCAATGCCAGATTATCCACTTTGGACAGCCGCAACCCACCTTGCTGGAGGTAAAGCGGTCCATTACTTATGTGATGAGGAAGCGAATTGGTTCCCTGATATTGCGGATATTAAACGAAAAATTTCTCCAAGAACTAAGGCGATTGTTATCATTAACCCAAACAATCCTACTGGTGCGGTATATAGCAAAGAATTGTTAGAAGAGATCGTTAAAGTCGCTCGAGAAAATAATTTATTAATTTTATCGGATGAAATTTACGATAAAATTTTATATGACGATCAAAAACATTGTCACCTTGCAGCGCTTGCCCCCGATCTTCTTACGCTTACTTTCAATGGTTTATCTAAAGCCTATCGTGTCGCAGGTTTCCGTCAGGGTTGGGTTTTATTGAACGGACCTAAAGATCATGCGAAAGAATTTATTGATTCTTTAACTATTCTTGCCTCCATGCGCCTTTGTGCTAACCATCCAATGCAATATGCTATTCCAGTAGCACTAAGAGGAAAACAAAGTATCAATGACTTTGTTTTACCAAATGGTCGTTTACTAGAACAACGTAACAAAGCTTATGAACTGGTCAATAGTATTGATGGTTTAAGTTGCGTTAAACCAATGGGGGCTATGTATATGTTCCCTAAAATTGATGTGAAAAAATTCAATATTCATAATGATGAAAAAATGGCATTCGATCTTTTACGTCAAGAGAAAGTTCTGTTGGTACACGGTACGGGATTTAACTGGCATAAGCCTGATCATTTCCGCATTGTGACGTTAGCCCATACTACTCAACTAGAAGATGCATTAACTCGCCTCGCACGTTTCCTTGAAACTTACCGTCAATAA
- a CDS encoding isochorismate synthase, translated as MLSIIKQAILSKLEKLDFNSAPNIAVIRLTQMNFSLPLLNWLKAQLRYPQFYLHYRDKTQHCVALGSIKTFTDSQQAEVFCQKEDLPLVGGRQFTGETFFFLPRLLLEQKENSLSVSLFVDVRANRESEIQQTEQILQNFTQIAQREQLPKIVKELASEADEATWCNWVEQACHAIQEKQFTKVVLANAKSFQTESVLNPYDFLSESEAYNQHCYHFLFAKDNTTVFLGSTPERLFLRQNSKLFTEALAGTAFVSEDEEETQRQADWLFNDEKNRHENQLVVENIQQSLQNVVKTFEVGERQIKRLRKVQHLQRPICGELIEGQADASCLQKIHPTAAVAGLPKSAAMQFINQIEGQAREWYAGTLGVMTKSQSEFCVTIRSANIRNDIIQVFAGAGIVEGSIPAHEWREIERKALGLVSLLEMKKE; from the coding sequence ATGCTTAGTATTATTAAACAAGCGATTTTATCTAAATTAGAAAAATTAGATTTTAATTCCGCCCCCAATATCGCGGTAATTCGCTTAACCCAAATGAATTTTTCTTTGCCATTATTAAATTGGCTAAAGGCACAATTGCGTTATCCGCAATTTTATTTGCATTACCGAGATAAGACCCAGCATTGCGTTGCACTTGGAAGCATTAAGACTTTTACAGATTCGCAACAAGCAGAAGTTTTTTGCCAGAAAGAAGATTTACCCCTTGTTGGTGGTCGCCAATTTACAGGCGAAACGTTTTTTTTCCTGCCAAGATTATTGCTTGAACAAAAAGAGAACAGTTTAAGCGTAAGTCTTTTTGTGGATGTCCGTGCAAATAGAGAAAGTGAAATTCAACAAACTGAACAAATCCTACAAAATTTTACGCAAATTGCACAGCGAGAACAATTACCAAAAATTGTAAAAGAATTAGCCTCTGAAGCGGATGAGGCGACTTGGTGTAATTGGGTTGAGCAAGCCTGCCATGCAATTCAAGAAAAACAATTTACGAAAGTTGTATTAGCCAATGCGAAAAGTTTTCAAACAGAATCTGTGCTAAATCCTTATGATTTTTTATCAGAAAGTGAGGCGTATAATCAACATTGTTATCATTTTCTCTTCGCTAAGGACAATACAACCGTATTTTTAGGCTCTACACCAGAACGATTGTTTTTACGCCAAAATAGTAAACTTTTTACTGAGGCATTAGCGGGTACGGCCTTTGTAAGTGAAGATGAAGAAGAAACCCAACGCCAAGCAGATTGGCTTTTTAATGACGAAAAGAACCGACATGAAAATCAACTTGTTGTAGAAAATATTCAGCAAAGTTTACAAAATGTTGTAAAAACCTTTGAAGTTGGTGAACGCCAAATTAAGCGATTACGGAAGGTACAACATTTACAACGTCCAATTTGTGGTGAATTAATAGAAGGGCAGGCGGATGCAAGTTGTTTACAGAAAATTCATCCGACAGCGGCGGTAGCAGGATTACCGAAGTCCGCAGCTATGCAATTTATTAATCAAATTGAAGGACAGGCCAGAGAATGGTATGCAGGAACATTGGGTGTGATGACAAAATCGCAATCAGAGTTTTGTGTTACTATTCGTAGTGCCAATATTCGTAACGATATTATTCAGGTTTTTGCAGGTGCAGGCATCGTTGAAGGTTCAATCCCAGCTCACGAATGGCGTGAAATTGAACGCAAAGCATTAGGGCTTGTATCATTATTAGAAATGAAGAAGGAATAG